A single region of the Streptomyces sp. NBC_00425 genome encodes:
- a CDS encoding ROK family transcriptional regulator — protein MGQLTGGDPSLLRRINSAVVLHALRATDCATLTEITRVTGLSRPTVEGVVEDLIAAGLVVEKAADESVARRQGRPARRFRFRAEAGHLLGLEIGSHRVAALLSDLDGRVLGAQAREVDEAAPADERLERLRAAVAELLRRAGVPRSSLRAVGVGTPGIVEADGTVRLGTALPEWTGLRLGERLSRSFKCPVLVENDANAAAVAEHWKGSATESDDVVFVLAGLSPGAGALIGGRLHRGYGGAAGEIGALHLLGREATPETLLSTTDEPLHPLDEQAVAKVFAQARGGDLRARAAVDRFIQRLVHDVAALVLALDPELVVVGGWAAGLDGVLEPLRAELARYCLRPPSVALSMLGEAAVATGALRLALDHVEEQLFAVEGTVTARR, from the coding sequence TTGGGGCAGCTGACCGGCGGGGACCCCTCGCTGCTGCGAAGGATCAATTCCGCGGTGGTGCTGCACGCGCTGCGCGCCACGGACTGCGCGACGCTCACGGAGATCACCCGCGTCACCGGGCTGTCCCGGCCGACGGTGGAGGGGGTCGTCGAGGATCTGATCGCGGCGGGGCTCGTCGTCGAGAAGGCGGCGGACGAGAGCGTCGCCCGCCGGCAGGGGCGGCCCGCGCGACGGTTCCGGTTCCGGGCGGAGGCGGGGCATCTGCTGGGCCTGGAGATCGGGTCCCATCGGGTGGCCGCGCTGCTGTCCGACCTGGACGGCCGTGTGCTGGGCGCCCAGGCCAGGGAAGTCGACGAGGCGGCCCCGGCCGACGAGCGGCTGGAACGGCTGCGCGCGGCCGTCGCCGAGCTGCTGCGCCGGGCGGGCGTCCCGCGCAGCTCGCTGCGGGCGGTCGGGGTCGGCACGCCAGGGATCGTGGAGGCGGACGGCACGGTGCGGCTGGGCACCGCGCTGCCCGAGTGGACGGGGCTGCGCCTCGGCGAGCGACTGAGCCGTTCCTTCAAGTGCCCGGTACTGGTCGAGAACGACGCCAACGCCGCCGCCGTGGCCGAACACTGGAAGGGGTCGGCCACCGAGTCCGACGACGTCGTGTTCGTGCTGGCCGGGCTGAGCCCCGGGGCCGGCGCACTGATCGGGGGGCGGCTGCACCGCGGGTACGGCGGCGCGGCCGGAGAGATCGGCGCACTGCACCTGCTGGGCCGTGAGGCGACGCCGGAGACGCTGCTGTCCACGACGGACGAGCCGCTGCACCCGCTGGACGAGCAGGCCGTCGCGAAGGTGTTCGCGCAGGCCAGGGGTGGCGACCTGCGGGCCCGGGCGGCAGTGGACCGCTTCATCCAGCGGCTGGTGCACGACGTGGCCGCGCTGGTGCTGGCGCTCGACCCGGAGCTGGTCGTGGTCGGCGGCTGGGCGGCCGGCCTGGACGGCGTACTGGAGCCGCTGCGCGCGGAGTTGGCGCGCTACTGTCTGCGGCCGCCGAGCGTGGCCCTGTCGATGCTCGGGGAGGCGGCGGTGGCGACGGGGGCGCTGCGGCTGGCCCTCGATCACGTGGAGGAGCAGTTGTTCGCGGTGGAGGGGACGGTCACGGCGCGGCGGTGA
- a CDS encoding GntR family transcriptional regulator, translated as MGTTQLESVPEPKYWHLKTVLSEALDSEFAVGEILPNERELAARFGVARATLRQALEQLELEGRLQRRRGVGTTVAPPRMGVAVGTEQRVWPGVGEDAWQAVGCTLAVPPAAVAAALETPREQSVHVVRRSRVSHGQPVAAELLYVPQTSVPDLSAIDGPSEAARARAVLRELHRLELQGQDSAVELGSARADDARELDRLPGAPVLVVTTRYFAEGRTAALSVATYRADTCRLTFGASGGVEIHHGPEQQAS; from the coding sequence GTGGGGACCACGCAACTGGAATCGGTGCCTGAACCGAAATACTGGCATCTCAAGACCGTGCTCAGCGAAGCGCTCGACTCCGAGTTCGCCGTGGGCGAGATCCTGCCGAACGAGCGTGAGCTGGCCGCCCGCTTCGGCGTCGCCCGTGCGACGCTCCGTCAGGCCCTGGAGCAGCTCGAGCTGGAGGGCCGGCTGCAGCGCCGCCGAGGTGTCGGCACCACCGTCGCGCCGCCCCGGATGGGTGTCGCCGTCGGCACCGAGCAGCGGGTCTGGCCGGGCGTGGGGGAGGACGCCTGGCAGGCCGTCGGCTGCACGCTCGCGGTGCCGCCCGCGGCCGTCGCCGCCGCCCTGGAGACCCCGCGCGAGCAGAGCGTGCACGTGGTGCGCCGCTCACGGGTGTCGCACGGTCAGCCCGTCGCCGCCGAGCTCCTGTACGTCCCGCAGACGTCGGTGCCCGACCTCAGCGCGATCGACGGCCCGTCCGAGGCGGCACGCGCGCGTGCGGTCCTGCGCGAGCTGCACCGCCTCGAACTGCAGGGCCAGGACAGCGCCGTGGAACTGGGCTCGGCGCGCGCGGACGACGCGCGGGAACTCGACCGGCTCCCCGGCGCGCCCGTCCTCGTCGTCACGACGCGCTACTTCGCCGAGGGCCGTACCGCCGCGCTCTCCGTGGCCACGTACCGCGCGGACACGTGCCGGCTGACGTTCGGCGCGTCCGGCGGCGTGGAGATACACCACGGTCCGGAGCAGCAGGCCTCCTGA